A stretch of Kazachstania africana CBS 2517 chromosome 7, complete genome DNA encodes these proteins:
- the ATP1 gene encoding F1F0 ATP synthase subunit alpha (similar to Saccharomyces cerevisiae ATP1 (YBL099W); ancestral locus Anc_7.432), whose protein sequence is MLSRAIAIRSISKTLLRSSYPAWSSSLQRFASSQTAKAQPTEVSSILEERIKGISNKADLNETGRVLAVGDGIARVFGLNNIQAEELVEFSSGVKGMALNLEANQVGIVLFGSDRLVKEGEIVKRTGKIVDVPVGPALLGRVVDALGNPIDGKGPIKTSVRSRAQVKAPGILPRRSVFEPVQTGLKAVDALVPIGRGQRELIIGDRQTGKTAVALDTILNQKRWNDGKDESKKLYCVYVAVGQKRSTVAQLVQTLEQHDALKYSIIVAATASEAAPLQYLAPFTAASIGEWFRDNGKHALIVYDDLSKQAVAYRQLSLLLRRPPGREAYPGDVFYLHSRLLERAAKMSDKQGGGSLTALPIIETQGGDVSAYIPTNVISITDGQIFLETELFYKGIRPAINVGLSVSRVGSAAQVKALKQVAGSLKLFLAQYREVAAFAQFGSDLDASTKQTLVRGERLTQLLKQPQYAPLSAEEQVPLIYAGVNGYLDSIPLDKISEFETSFLAYLKSNHEDILSSIRDKGELPKNLLESLKSATESFVATF, encoded by the coding sequence ATGTTATCTAGAGCCATTGCAATTCGCTCCATTTCAAAGACACTACTGAGGTCTTCATACCCTGCATGGTCCTCTTCTTTACAAAGATTTGCGTCTTCTCAAACTGCAAAAGCTCAACCTACCGAAGTATCATCAATATTGGAGGAAAGAATTAAAGGTATCTCAAATAAAGCtgatttaaatgaaacAGGAAGAGTTCTTGCCGTAGGTGATGGTATTGCTAGAGTCTTTGGTCTCAACAATATTCAAGCTGAAGAATTGGTAGAATTCTCCTCCGGTGTTAAAGGTATGGCTTTAAATTTAGAAGCAAATCAAGTCGGTATCGTTCTTTTCGGTTCTGATAGATTAGTTAAAGAAGGTGAAATCGTTAAGAGAACTGGTAAAATTGTCGATGTCCCAGTTGGTCCAGCTTTATTAGGTAGAGTGGTTGATGCTTTAGGAAACCCCATCGACGGTAAAGGTCCAATAAAAACATCTGTACGTTCAAGAGCTCAAGTTAAAGCTCCTGGTATCTTACCTAGAAGATCTGTTTTCGAACCAGTTCAAACTGGATTGAAAGCTGTCGATGCTCTTGTACCAATTGGAAGAGGCCAAAGAGAATTGATCATTGGTGATCGTCAAACTGGTAAGACCGCCGTTGCTTTAGATACAAtattaaatcaaaagaGATGGAATGATGGTAAAGatgaatcaaaaaaattgtattgTGTCTACGTAGCAGTGGGCCAAAAAAGATCTACTGTCGCACAACTAGTACAAACACTTGAACAACATGATGCTCTTAAATATTCCATCATCGTCGCTGCCACAGCATCTGAAGCTGCTCCTTTACAATATCTGGCTCCTTTCACTGCAGCTTCCATTGGTGAATGGTTCAGAGATAATGGTAAGCATGCTTTGATTGTTTACGATGATTTGTCAAAACAAGCTGTTGCATACCGTCAGTTGTCATTATTGTTAAGACGTCCCCCTGGCCGTGAAGCTTATCCAGGTGATGTTTTCTACTTACATTCAAGGTTGTTAGAAAGAGCCGCTAAGATGTCAGATAAACAAGGTGGTGGTTCATTAACTGCATTACCCATCATTGAAACACAAGGTGGTGATGTCTCTGCTTATATTCCAACTAACGTTATTTCCATCACTGATGGTCAAATCTTCTTAGAAACAGAATTATTTTACAAGGGTATTAGACCTGCCATCAATGTCGGTCTATCTGTTTCTCGTGTTGGTTCTGCTGCTCAAGTGAAAGCTTTAAAACAAGTCGCTGgttctttgaaattattcTTGGCTCAATACAGAGAGGTTGCCGCTTTTGCACAATTTGGTTCTGATTTAGATGCTTCTACAAAACAAACTTTGGTTAGAGGTGAAAGACTGACTCAATTGTTGAAACAACCTCAATATGCCCCATTATCTGCTGAAGAACAAGTACCTCTAATTTATGCAGGTGTCAATGGCTACTTAGATTCAATCCCATTAGACAAAATCAGTGAATTTGAAACTTCTTTCTTGGCctatttgaaatcaaacCACGAAGATATATTGAGCAGCATTAGAGATAAAGGTGAACTACCCAAGAATTTATTGGAGTCATTGAAATCTGCAACCGAATCTTTCGTTGCtacattttga
- the ECM21 gene encoding Ecm21p (similar to Saccharomyces cerevisiae ECM21 (YBL101C) and CSR2 (YPR030W); ancestral locus Anc_7.436) yields MSSAGNSNSGSSITRQQSKKIPKSALNSHTNRRGTSTIRSTLAQLLSGPSENESQPPNLRRYKSIDYGTTKLQRHSTNVSLPAEHPHADTSLRRHSTTPIMHNEANTNNSSHLSDEPPTEENAFDSEEFLGQYLKDRGFLDPKTLSHDKQNGNKIMVATTGDSIFLPTSSLNDDEYLMRLNGLTEGDNNLETDLLNDDNDEGSNSNNNNNNTTTTTNNNNNNNNNNNNNSTARRSLETHIDSSIRSSALDIATQDETNDESFEVDNNTMVPYTVAVILSLQQTTTFSEIKVELSSKVRVFWSNGVPPTKDFTEEFYNAGSMSWSLNSENYNLYIPSNVNVTDRHIIENNRNNIEGRLFKNLPVEEREYIDNTKTKELLFNKINKSESNSMKPGVYIFIIPIIFPNAIPESIYFPSARVIYKLKIGTIIAGNNNNQFENNEKNLSTSSLVKTEAEDSLSDKSHIRRLSLTDELGNKSFLKKVTKHLHLSPTKNNDVTDLSKLKPHNMIFLEHPINIVRTPPPISISTANKPIYINRVWTDALSYEISFAQKYVSLNNYVPIKIKLAPLMKNICIKRVRVSITEKVTLVSKNYEYEYEEIDFVSKDPYNPYYLEFNAKKRKERCLNLLEIRTKEKGSKALKEIIVGNTNNDNLISYSLASEERDSIDITEPVTFETSLFFPKYEELDRKAAKMVPPYGIDFYTSITNPSALSTLNAVNDKSTQRRKSGVIGLLSNGINSVKNGYSESGRRNSNVPHYPPGVKETKIKTNSGIPVKFFTKLKNARRGLYFDSLHFSNIHASHKLEIMLRISKPDSEGSSKLRHYEVLIDTPIFLVSELCNSGNMELPTYNMAINSTTSTNPHHGQIDMMTPPPTFEEAMSVPASPIGSPTLVASYDPDSLSIQQLNLSRATSVSATMYSDLPEVANGIRNSVTSTMRTQVEEDEPGEPRNNALYNNLDRVLSEHEPSHGLFKKGYSLNPSREEGEEGESDDVSSEPPAYNTISN; encoded by the coding sequence ATGAGTTCCGCCGGTAACAGCAACAGTGGTTCAAGTATTACCAGACAacaatcaaagaaaataccAAAGAGCGCCCTGAATAGTCATACCAACAGAAGAGGTACCTCCACAATAAGAAGTACGCTAGCACAATTACTATCAGGTCCCAGTGAGAACGAGTCCCAGCCTCCTAACTTAAGGAGATACAAGAGTATAGATTACGGAACAACTAAATTACAGCGTCATTCAACTAACGTATCACTGCCCGCAGAGCATCCTCACGCTGATACTTCATTGAGGCGACACAGTACTACGCCAATTATGCACAATGAGGCTAATACGAATAACTCTAGTCATCTCAGTGATGAGCCTCCCACTGAAGAAAATGCCTTTGACAGCGAGGAATTCTTGGGgcaatatttgaaagatagAGGTTTCTTGGATCCAAAGACTTTATCTCATGACAAACAGAATGGGAATAAGATTATGGTTGCAACGACAGGTGACAGTATCTTTCTACCAACTTCatcattgaatgatgatgaatatttgatgagATTGAATGGGTTAACCGAGGGGGATAATAATCTCGAAACCGATCTCCtgaatgatgataatgacgaAGGTTCAaacagtaataataataataataatactactactactactaataataataataataataataataacaataataacaacagCACAGCTCGAAGAAGCCTCGAAACACATATTGATAGTTCCATTCGTTCCTCTGCACTGGATATAGCGACACAAGATGAAACGAATGATGAGTCATTTGAAgttgataataatacaatGGTTCCCTATACCGTTGCAGTCATTCTATCATTACAACAGACAACTACTTTCTCTGAAATTAAAGTTGAATTAAGTTCAAAAGTTAGAGTCTTTTGGAGTAATGGTGTCCCTCCAACCAAAGATTTCACAGAAGAATTTTATAATGCAGGTTCGATGTCCTGGTCATTAAATAGTGAAAATTATAATCTTTATATTCCATCGAATGTCAATGTGACTGACAGGCATATCatagaaaataatagaaatAACATAGAAGGAAGATTATTTAAGAATTTACCAGTTGAAGAGAGAGAGTACATAGATAATACTAAAACGAAAGAACTTctcttcaataaaatcaataagaGTGAATCAAACAGTATGAAACCGGGtgtttatatttttatcatccccataatttttccaaacGCAATTCCTGAATCCATTTATTTTCCCTCTGCCAGAGTGatttataaattgaaaataggTACTATTATTGCAGGAAATAACAATAATCAATTTGAGAATAACGAAAAGAATCTCTCGACAAGTTCTTTGGTTAAGACAGAAGCGGAAGACTCTCTATCTGATAAGAGTCATATCAGAAGATTAAGTTTAACTGATGAACTAGGTAATAAATCCTTTCTGAAAAAGGTTACGAAGCATTTACACCTTTCGCCAACTAAGAACAATGATGTGAcagatttatcaaaattaaaaccACATAATATGATCTTCCTAGAACATCCAATCAACATTGTTCGAACACCGCCTCCTATTTCAATATCGACTGCAAATAAACCAATTTATATTAATAGAGTTTGGACAGATGCATTATCTTACGAAATATCATTTGCACAAAAGTACGTTTCTCTGAATAACTACGTTCCCATCAAGATTAAGCTAGCTCCCTTAATGAAGAACATATGTATCAAGAGAGTTAGGGTAAGCATTACTGAAAAGGTGACTTTAGTGAGTAAAAATTATGAATACGAATATGAAGAGATTGATTTTGTTTCCAAGGATCCATATAATCCTTACTACTTGGAATTTAATGCAAAGAAACGTAAAGAACGTTGCTTGAACTTATTAGAAATAAGAACCAAAGAGAAAGGTTCCAAggcattgaaagaaatcaTTGTTGGCAATACgaataatgataatttaatttcCTATAGTTTAGCTAGTGAAGAAAGGGATTCTATTGATATAACAGAACCTGTAACATTTGAGACAAGTTTATTCTTTCCCAAATATGAGGAATTGGATAGGAAAGCAGCCAAAATGGTGCCACCTTATGGTATTGATTTTTATACATCGATAACAAATCCTTCAGCTTTATCCACTTTAAATGCCGTCAATGATAAATCGACACAACGTCGTAAATCCGGGGTAATTGGGTTATTATCTAATGGAATAAATTCTGTTAAAAATGGATATTCTGAGAGCGGTAGAAGAAATTCTAACGTACCACATTATCCACCTGGTGTTAAAGAGACCAAAATTAAGACTAATTCAGGTATACctgtgaaatttttcacaaaattaaagaatGCAAGAAGAGGACTCTATTTTGACAGTCTTCATTTTAGTAACATTCACGCGAGCCATAAGCTGGAAATAATGTTAAGGATAAGTAAGCCGGATTCAGAGGGGTCGTCAAAATTAAGACATTATGAAGTATTGATTGACACGCCGATTTTCCTGGTTTCTGAATTATGTAATAGTGGTAATATGGAATTACCAACGTACAATATGGCAATCAACAGTACAACTAGTACAAATCCACATCATGGGCAAATTGATATGATGACACCACCGCCCACTTTTGAGGAGGCCATGTCAGTTCCTGCGTCGCCTATTGGGTCGCCCACCTTAGTAGCGTCATATGATCCGGATTCATTGTCGATACAACAACTAAATTTATCGAGAGCTACCTCTGTCAGTGCAACGATGTATTCTGATTTACCAGAAGTGGCAAATGGAATAAGAAATTCGGTGACGTCGACTATGAGGACCCAAGTCGAAGAGGATGAACCTGGTGAACCAAGAAATAACGCATTGTACAATAATTTGGATAGAGTATTATCTGAACATGAACCGTCGCATGGACTATTTAAGAAAGGATATTCGTTGAATCCCAGTAGagaagaaggagaagaagGAGAAAGTGACGATGTTTCTTCAGAACCGCCTGCATACAAtacaatatcaaattag
- the SEA4 gene encoding Sea4p (similar to Saccharomyces cerevisiae YBL104C; ancestral locus Anc_7.440), protein MGLIKKVTTWSQDPQRLDYLSVNPTRDEVTHYKVNPQIESDESIEKTQTMKDFVNITCLDYSETVPGMVGIGEREGFVKIFDIFQNEQELCVRAKQQRCVNSIGINNVGMVAMGLDRIRHDSSLKVWDVNYQKQGEEIVNTTFEYCVNESIVSLKFLNDINLIVASTKFLKEIDLRVKNPVYQHPTRLSYDIKLNPFNEWQFSTYGDDGTLAIWDRRKLVGHLVSADLSVATPLLTFEKLVGAGAASRKYMNSCFRWSTIHKGEFATLHRGDTIKRWRLGSCTDVDDYGNMNENLFVSRVFDITTTFDRVATFDYIPKSKHTTSLICMRHSGTVYRMPVIESYSKAVFNYNNSLLLTNSEVPIIDEFEVNQKQEKSNPQNVTTGLKNLSFEDLAAVDDYTPNDMRMDSSLTSDEDYADEHHNHLHHSDDGENDPLYDADEDPHNLLEEDADFNLYWKPERLLQKDISVIMRMRAKVGYGLDPITTVETIDKSKALQDNTYIRNTWRWIAIAKASVDDGTMVSGDLDLGYEGILGIWNGLNGFSNQNRYREDTILSDKQLNKEMEKIIRLRKRNKGGSSHKNLMSKFSDSPKIIQRRLCLIISGWDLSPTDYEEKYNLIIKNGHYEKAAAWAVFFGDIPKAVEILGSAKKEKLRLIATAIAGYMAYKDQPGNNAWRQQCRKMSSELEDPYLRVIFAFIADNDWWDILYEPAISLRERLGVALRFLNDVDLTRFLERTSSTVIANGELEGMILTGITPSGINLLQSYVHKTSDVQTAALISSFGCPRYFQDQRVEEWVATYRTMLNSWKLFSMRAKFDILRTKLSINSTGEKTIKVKSRQLYVQCINCKKNINSPIAASGSNQNLNATNQKRLNSGGIEEKVQHRYACPHCGTPYPRCAICLMPLGTSNLPFIINGVQTDEELRLIEDNMAVTGISPQLKEECESTIARRILRLNEWFSFCLTCNHGMHAGHADEWFAKHSICPTPGCRCQCNRK, encoded by the coding sequence ATGGGTCTCATTAAAAAGGTAACCACATGGTCACAAGACCCACAACGGTTGGATTACCTCTCAGTGAATCCTACAAGAGATGAAGTTACACACTATAAAGTTAATCCACAAATTGAATCCGATgaatccattgaaaaaactcAAACTATGAAGGATTTCGTAAATATAACGTGTCTAGATTATTCAGAGACTGTACCTGGCATGGTTGGTATTGGTGAAAGAGAAGGTtttgtcaaaattttcgatattttccaaaatgaGCAAGAACTATGCGTTAGAGCCAAACAACAACGTTGTGTTAATTCAATTGGTATAAACAACGTGGGAATGGTTGCCATGGGACTTGATAGAATAAGACATGACTCGTCTTTAAAAGTGTGGGACGTTAATTACCAGAAACAAGgagaagaaattgtcaATACGACATTTGAATATTGTGTTAATGAATCAATcgtttcattgaaattcttaaatgatattaatCTCATTGTCGCAAGTACaaagtttttgaaagaaattgatttaagAGTGAAAAATCCTGTTTATCAACATCCTACAAGGCTTTCTTATGACATTAAATTGAATCCCTTCAATGAATGGCAATTTAGTACGTACGGAGATGATGGAACACTTGCAATTTGGgatagaagaaaattagtGGGCCATCTAGTAAGTGCTGATTTGAGTGTTGCAACACCATTAttaacttttgaaaaattagttGGAGCAGGTGCTGcatcaagaaaatacaTGAATTCATGTTTTCGCTGGTCGACTATTCACAAGGGGGAATTCGCTACACTTCATAGAGGAGACACTATCAAAAGATGGAGGTTGGGCTCTTGTACTGATGTTGATGACTATGGTAACATGAATGAGAACCTTTTTGTTTCTAGAGTCTTTGATATTACTACCACTTTCGATAGAGTGGCCACATTTGATTATATTCCAAAAAGCAAGCATACCACAAGTCTCATCTGTATGAGACATTCAGGTACAGTATATAGAATGCCAGTTATTGAAAGTTATTCCAAAGCGGTTTTTAATTACAATAATTCACTACTTCTCACAAATTCGGAAGTTCCTATAATCGATGAGTTTGAAGTTAATcaaaagcaagaaaaatcaaaccCACAAAATGTTACAACGGgattaaaaaatttgtcCTTCGAAGATCTTGCTGCAGTAGATGATTATACCCCAAATGACATGAGAATGGACAGCAGTCTCACTTCTGATGAGGACTATGCTGATGAGCATCATAATCACCTTCATCATAGTGATGATGGTGAAAATGATCCTCTTTATGATGCAGACGAGGATCCCCACAATcttttagaagaagatgcaGACTTCAATCTATATTGGAAACCAGAAAGACTTTTACAAAAAGATATTAGTGTGATTATGCGAATGAGAGCTAAAGTGGGATATGGTTTGGACCCAATCACCACAGTCGAAACCATTGATAAGTCAAAAGCTTTACAAGACAATACGTACATCAGAAATACATGGAGATGGATTGCGATTGCCAAAGCGTCGGTTGATGACGGGACTATGGTTTCTGGTGACTTGGATCTAGGGTACGAAGGTATCTTGGGCATTTGGAATGGGCTGAACggattttcaaatcaaaacCGATACAGGGAAGACACTATATTATCTGATAAACAGttaaataaagaaatggaaaagatTATACGACTGAGGAAGAGAAATAAAGGTGGCTCCAGTCATAAAAATCTGATGTCAAAGTTTTCTGATTCAccaaaaattattcagAGAAGGCTTTGTTTAATCATATCAGGTTGGGATTTATCACCTACTGACTACGAAgagaaatataatttaattaTCAAGAATGGTCACTATGAAAAGGCAGCAGCCTGGGCAGTTTTTTTTGGTGACATTCCAAAGGCGGTTGAAATTCTAGGATCAGCCAAAAAGGAAAAACTGCGATTAATTGCCACAGCTATAGCAGGTTATATGGCATACAAAGATCAACCTGGGAATAATGCATGGAGACAACAATGTAGAAAGATGTCATCAGAGTTAGAAGATCCTTATTTGAGGGTCATTTTTGCATTTATTGCTGATAATGATTGGTGGGATATTTTATATGAGCCAGCAATTTCTTTAAGAGAGAGGCTTGGTGTCGCTTTGAGGTTTTTGAATGACGTGGATCTGACTCGATTCTTAGAAAGAACGTCTTCTACTGTTATAGCCAATGGGGAATTAGAAGGAATGATTTTGACGGGTATTACGCCTAGTggaattaatttattacaatCATACGTACATAAGACTAGTGATGTACAAACTGCAGcattgatttcatcatttggtTGCCCCAGATATTTCCAGGACCAAAGAGTCGAGGAATGGGTTGCGACGTACAGAACAATGCTAAATTCTTGGAAATTGTTTTCAATGAGagcaaaatttgatattttgagaACAAAGCTCTCCATAAATAGTACTGGTGAAAAGACTATTAAAGTCAAGTCCAGACAACTTTATGTGCAATGTATAAACTGTAAGAAAAACATTAACAGCCCAATAGCAGCTTCCGGAAGTAATCAGAATTTAAATGCTACTAatcagaaaagattaaattCAGGTGGCATAGAGGAAAAAGTGCAGCACAGATATGCATGTCCACATTGTGGGACTCCATATCCACGGTGCGCCATTTGTCTAATGCCATTGGGAACCTCTAATTTGCCCTTCATAATCAATGGTGTCCAAACTGATGAAGAACTGAGACTGATAGAAGATAATATGGCTGTGACAGGCATAAGTCCTCAGTTAAAGGAAGAATGCGAATCCACCATCGCGAGAAGAATATTGAGGCTGAATGAGTGGTTTAGCTTTTGTTTGACCTGCAATCATGGTATGCATGCAGGACATGCCGATGAATGGTTCGCTAAACATAGTATTTGCCCAACACCAGGATGCCGTTGTCAATGCAACAGGAAATAA
- the RTG3 gene encoding Rtg3p (similar to Saccharomyces cerevisiae RTG3 (YBL103C); ancestral locus Anc_7.438), translated as MNSNDAKDENQRLLEELLSAESSHMTTMGGHSNVLTNEFLAATEFAPFSSTTVKNEMESPYGHDIPANRHEKLSYMNEHGLSYGSAPQHQHSTNNSNNNNNTTTAGNGMASFLDDMFTNESFTNPPHNTKSISYDQINTEASSLLSQSFNEPLPPELLFHPNDTEISFDDISSSISSSLNSELLTPSMGSFMSPSNSVLRSGSLRGQNNTPKSRHLSVTNIESASAPKSSLSNEERLRRKRDFHNAVERRRRELIKQKIKELGSLVPPTLLCFNESGKQVKPNKGIILNKTVEYIQFLLNVMTVQDDKRSKLNEKIDELERGTSQHETFVKMESNFNDIPDGTRIIDTRTFARNDYAFDHFLHGQADDKLMFNNNDETPTSHTLEFDT; from the coding sequence ATGAATTCCAATGACGCAAAAGACGAAAATCAACGTTTGTTGGAGGAACTACTTTCTGCAGAATCCAGCCATATGACAACTATGGGAGGACATAGTAATGTCTTAACTAATGAATTCTTGGCTGCTACTGAATTCGCTCCATTTTCAAGCACCACTgtcaaaaatgaaatggaaTCTCCATATGGTCACGATATTCCTGCTAATAGACACGAAAAATTGTCGTACATGAATGAACATGGGCTCTCTTACGGCTCTGCTCCGCAGCATCAGCATAGTACTAATAAtagcaataataacaataatactACCACTGCCGGTAATGGAATGGCATCGTTTTTAGATGATATGTTCACTAATGAAAGCTTCACAAATCCACCACACAATACCAAATCAATATCATACGATCAAATAAATACAGAAGCATCAAGTTTACTGTCACAAAGCTTCAATGAACCTTTGCCTCCAGAACTTCTATTCCATCCAAATGATACAGAAATTTCATTCGACGAcatttcatcttccatCAGTTCCAGTCTAAATTCAGAACTATTAACTCCTTCAATGGGATCCTTCATGTCTCCTTCAAATTCAGTACTACGATCAGGCTCTCTAAGAGGTCAAAACAACACTCCGAAATCAAGACATCTATCAGTAACTAATATTGAAAGTGCAAGTGCCCCcaaatcatctttatctaatgaagaaagattaaGGCGTAAGAGAGATTTCCATAATGCTGTCGAAAGAAGGAGAAGAGAACtaataaaacaaaagattAAAGAATTGGGATCCCTTGTACCACCAACTTTATTATGTTTTAATGAAAGTGGAAAACAAGTCAAACCAAATAAAGGAATAATACTGAACAAAACTGTAGAATATATTCAGTTCCTGTTGAATGTTATGACTGTCCAAGATGATAAAAGATCTAAgttaaatgaaaaaattgatgaattggaACGTGGTACTTCACAACACGAAACTTTCGTGAAAATGGAATCcaattttaatgatatcCCCGATGGTACCAGAATTATTGATACAAGAACTTTTGCTCGTAATGACTATGCCTTtgatcattttcttcatgGTCAAGCCGATGACAAACTAATGTTTAACAACAATGACGAAACTCCAACTAGTCATACTCTAGAATTTGATACATGA
- the SFT2 gene encoding Sft2p (similar to Saccharomyces cerevisiae SFT2 (YBL102W); ancestral locus Anc_7.437): MADSNDSQINQLRESLNRWSTNRTQEPQSINESAKTMFASWADSINERASDIYQRLPMTRQDLVEDAEPSWFTLSRSERLLLFICFILGSAACFTLCVFLFPVLAINPRKFALLWTMGSLLFVLAFGVMMGPVAYIKHLTSKERVPFTLFFFFSCLLTIYFAAFAKSTVLTIISAVLELIAVLYYAVSYFPMGAAGLRIISTVGVNTARGVLRI; the protein is encoded by the coding sequence ATGGCTGACTCGAACGACTCACAGATCAACCAGTTGAGAGAGTCTCTCAACAGATGGAGCACGAACAGAACCCAGGAACCACAATCCATCAATGAAAGTGCAAAGACAATGTTTGCATCCTGGGCGGATTCCATAAACGAAAGAGCCTCAGACATATACCAAAGATTGCCAATGACGAGACAAGACCTAGTAGAAGATGCCGAACCTTCATGGTTCACTCTCTCCAGATCTGAAAGATTGTTACTCTTCATATGTTTCATTCTGGGTTCGGCAGCATGTTTCACTCTTTGTGTCTTCTTATTCCCAGTGCTGGCTATAAACCCAAGAAAATTCGCATTACTATGGACAATGGGTTCGCTTCTATTCGTACTTGCATTTGGTGTCATGATGGGCCCAGTGGCTTATATCAAACATCTAACCTCCAAGGAACGAGTCCCCTTCAcactatttttcttctttagtTGCCTATTAACAATCTATTTCGCTGCATTTGCCAAGAGTACAGTACTTACTATCATATCTGCCGTATTGGAACTTATCGCTGTATTATACTATGCGGTGTCGTATTTCCCCATGGGTGCCGCGGGTCTAAGAATCATTAGTACAGTCGGTGTCAATACCGCCAGAGGTGTATTAAGAATATAG